CAGGTTTGCACCCTGTGCGCCTGTCCTTCAGGACCCAGCAGGCTCAGACTTGCCTGCGATCAAAGCCCTGTGTGCCTCCCAGACCCACCGCCTCCGTGCAAACTCTCCCAACACGACACCGCTGCGTGAGTTTCTTGCTGTTACTAGAGGTCGGCAGGTATTTTTCCCTAGGAAACTGGGTGTGCACGTCTCATCCCCGTGCCAATTCTCTTGCCGCTTTTCCTACCACACGCGGCGTCCTACGGGCGGAGGGTGCAGCTCCGCGTGCTCCAGCTGCGGCGAAAGTTGCACCCGGCCCAGTCTGGCTGCGGGCCCCGCCTCCGCCTTCTCAGCGCCCAGCCCCGCCCTCCGATTGGTCAGCAGTGCCCAGCCCCGCCCCGCTCCTCCGAGGGGATTAAAGCAGCGGAGTCTGGGCGCTTGCAGGCTGCTAAACCCAACCCCGGTTGACTAGCACCTGCTACCGCGCATTTGCTTCCTGGAGCTCGCAGAGCCTCCTGGAGCCTGCCACCATCCTGCCCACTACGTGCTGCCCTGCGCTCGCAGCCATGTGCCGCACCCTGGCCGCCTTCCCCACCACCTGCCTGGAGAGGTAAGGGAAGCTTGTCCAACTGCTTGGGGGAAGTCCCACCAACTCATAGGAAGTGGAGCGGCAGGCCTGGGGACCTGAGTGGGCGCGGGGATGGGGCGCTAGAGGCTTGAGTAGAGAGATAGAGGCGAACTTGATGCCACGTGCTCAGATTCCAGGAGCAGGGAGAAAGCAAGGGGAAGGGAAGCAAGGGCCGGCTGCTTGCAGCCATCCCCATCCTCTGACAAACTGCAGTGGTGCTCAGGTGACCTCCTGAAGACCCGGCTCAGGAAGGCCACGTTGACATTTCCAGGCAGAACTGAGCCTGCCCATTTCTTAAGCATTTGTTTTTCATTCCTCAGACCAGAGCTAGGGGCATTGCCTCCTCTGCCCCTGGAAGACAGGGagattttttttgtgtatgtggggtgtgtggggttgGAGGATCCCACTGTTGAGGGTGTGTCCATATTCCAGAGAGCTACTCAACAGCTTCCAATCGTTACTGGCTGGGAAGGAAAAAGTAAAGATGAAGGCAGGAATCAGTTTCCCACACAGTTCAGAAATACTCCTGAAAAGAATGCTGAGTTCTTTTTTGAATCAACAGGCACGAAGAGAGATCAGTGTAACTTTAGGGAAAAGCCCATATATGCCGTGTGTGTATTACCCAGAAAGTGTAAGACCTACCACGGCATAGTTCAAAcattgcttttgttgctttgGGGTTGATGATGCTGATAAGAGAAGCACAATTTGGGCCTGGAGACAGCCAAGAGTTTccaggaactctttttttttttttttttttctttttttttttgagacagagtctcgctctgtcgcccaggctggagtgcagtggcgcaatctcggctcactgcaagctccgcctcccgggttcatgccattctcctgcctcagcctctccgagtagctgggactacaggcgcccgccaccacgcccggctaattttttttgtatttttagtagagacggggtttcaccgtggtctcgatctcctgacctcgtgatccacccgcctcggcctcccaaagtgctgggattactagcgtgagccaccgcgcccggcatcctTGAGGCTAAAGTTTGGGTGGCGCCACCCAGAGCTCTTCTGGGACCCATAAACCTCTCCACACTGGCTGAGCAAATGAGAGAATGCTTTCATGTTCCTGATTTGTTTTTCAGAGCCAAAGAGTTCAAGACACGTCTGGGGATCTTTCTTCACAAATCAGAGCTGGGCTGCGATACTGGGAGTACTGGCAAGTTTGAGTGGGGCAGTAAACACAGCAAAGAGAAGTAAGTGTTGCTGACCAGCTCAGGGCTCCGAGAAGGGAGGGAGCGGGAAGGGAGTCATGAGGAGGGAAATATAGGGAGAAGCCAGCACACGCTAGGTGGACCTTGGCAACACCTCCCTAGAGATTTTAGTGGGACTTGTTGCTGGTCTGTTATGACTACTTGGCTCATGCGTGAATGGGTAGGTGGCTCCAGGGCTCCAAGTCCATCCACAGATGAGGGCACACAGGGCATGAATGTCTAGTTACCAGACTCTCCCACCTGGGGATTCATTGCACATGCATCCAGGGCTAGGTCAGAATCCAAGACCACTTGAAGTTTTTATTAATGACTCTAGCATGCACCTTGCCTAGAAACTCTTTCATATTGGCTATCGACTGTACCAAACTCTGCAGTTATGTGTAGATGTAATCTCTATTTATGAGGCCCTTATTTCCTTGGGAAGGTGTACAAAACAAATCTTTGAGAGTCAGgggaattgaaataatttttggacAGAGAAGAGACAGGCTTAGAGATACTGACTGAGGACTGAAGGGTCCCTGGCTTTGATTTCTGGTTGCTGAATTGTCCTCTAGAAAACACTACTGCTTACTCTAAGTCCAACTAAGAGTTTGAGCGTCAGCTTCAACAATTACCAAGCAAGCCTTTCTGTGAATTTTACGCAATTTTCCATCAGAGTTCTGGCTAGAATTTGTACTATGCTttggtttgttgattttttttcttacttttttttctttttgtcttttagtagAAACTTCTCAGAAGATGTGCTGGGGTGGAGAGAGTCGTTCGACCTGCTGCTGAGCAGTAAAAGTGAGTAGGAGCCTTTTGTGTCTGTCTCTGGGTGGCACGTGTGTACTCATGTGCTTTGGAGCCAGCCCCGGGACTGCTGAGAGCCTGGGCagaataatagtagtagtagtaataataatgatccCCTAGTGTGCCAGCCTCTGTTCAGCATACAAAGGCAGGTCCTTGTTCAAGAAGATTATGTTCTAAAAATAGAGCCATTAAGTGCAattgctttcctttcttcttgtatTCCCTGCTGTCCCTCCGGCTGAcctgtttcctcctctttccTGCAACCCCAGATGGAGTGGCTGCCTTCCACGCTTTCCTGAAGACAGAGTTCAGTGAGGAGAACCTGGAGTTCTGGCTGGCCTGTGAAGAGTTCAAAAAGATCCGATCAGCTACCAAGCTGGCCTCCAGGGCACACCGGATCTTTGAGGAGTTCATTTGCAGTGAGGCCCCTAAAGAGGTTAGAGCCCCCGTATGCCCAGTGAATCCTCACGACCCTGCCTGCTCCTTCCCCTCTGCGAGTCAGGGCTAGTGGGGAGGAAGGGCTAGGTGTAGAAGTAGAAGGGCCTTACTTGGCACAGGGGTGAGTGGGCTTCTGTGACCAGAGACTAGGAAAGCCAGGCTCAGTGCCACTCCTGGGTGCTTAACCCTATGACTCACGATGGGGCAGGATGGGTTGGCAGGTTTTTCGGCTTCTGTCCATACCCACCTTTATAAACCCATCCGTTTTTAGAGGCTCAAAACACTTACCAACTGGGGAGACAAGGTCAGCACAGGGACCTTATATAACCTGGCTCAGTCCCCAGGCTGACCTGCCTGAGGCCTGCAGGTCTGTGGTCTGTGATTTTTTTGTCTACCTTTCCTCCTGGCCACTACGCGTGGCAGCTGCATTTGCTAAAGAGCACAGCGCCACCTGGTGGAGAGATAGGAGTAATGCCTTACTTTTGtaccttatttttgttttctgaccgCTGATTGATTCCACATAATTCTGTAAAGGTGTATTGAGCCCCAATTGTATTCAAGACACTGTTACAGTCACTGTGTATGTCACAGTGAACCAAACAAAGTCCTTTACCTGGTGAAACTTATAATTTGAGTGGGGGAAGATGCCAATAACCAACTAGACAAATATATGCCAGGTGATGAGCTATGCACTCATAAAAATACAGCAGGAAATGAGAGACAGGGAGTACCAGAGGTAGGGCCTGGGAGGAGATACGGTTTTCCATTCTATAAAGGGAAGTGAGGACATATGAACAGAGATATGAAAGAATTCAGGGAGGGAAGAATATTCCAACACAGGAAGCAGCAAATGCGATGGCCAGAGCCTTCCTGTCACAGTTGCGGATGAGCAAATAGACCTGTGTAGAGCAGGGCAAGAGCAGGAGATGAGGTCAGACATGAGGCGGATGGCCAGGTGTGGGCTCGGGGAGCCCCGTGGGCCCAGCAAGCCCTTTGGCTCTTCCTCTGAAAGACATGAGGAGACAACAGAGGTGCTACCGAACTGAGTTGGGTTTTTAAAGGCTCACTGTAGCAGCTGGGTAGAGAACAAACGGCAGGGATGGGGGGTGAGGTAGCAGAGAGACCAGGTAGGAGGCCTTGGTGCAAATCCCAGGAGAGCTGATAGTGACTTGAAGCAGGGTTGCCGTAGAAGAAAGGGTGAAAGGGGATTGCGTTTGTATACATTCCTGATAGATCCTCATGTTAATTCTGAGAGATTGGAGGACAGACACTGGATCAGATGTGGGTACAAGCCCAGAGCTGAAAAGCTAGTGATCAACTCAGGAGCCCCCACTTCCTGATGCAGCATCTGGTGCTCTTTCCAATGCCCAGCCTGCCGTTGGCCCTCCCTCAGCCATGCCCACCCTCTTCCCCAACTCACCCTGTGTGTGTCCTCCTTCCCACAGGTCAACATTGACCATGAGACCCGCGAGTTGACGAGGATGAACCTGCAGACCGCCACAGCCACATGCTTTGATGCGGCTCAGGGGAAGACACGTACCCTGATGGAGAAGGACTCCTACCCACGCTTCCTGAAGTCGCCCGCTTACCGGGACCTGGCTGCCCAAGCCTCAGCCGCCTCTGCCACTCCGTCCAGCTGCAGCCTGGCCGAGCCCTCACACACCTGAGTCTCCGCGGCAGTAAGGAAGCCAGCCGGGAAGAGAGGTGGAGTCACCCATCCCCGAGGTGGCTGTCCCTGTGTGGCAGGCAGGTTCTGCAAAGCAAGTGcaagaggacaaaaaaaaaaaaaaaaaaaaaaagcgctccAGCAGCCTGTTTGGGAAGCAGCAGTCTCTCCTTCAGATACTGTGGGACTCATGCTGGAGAGGAGCCGCCCACTTCTAGGACCTGTGAATAAGGGCTAATGATGAGAGTTGGTGGGGCTCTCTGTGGGGGAAAAAGGTGGTACGGGGGTTAGCATGGGCTCTCGTTCTCACCGGAGAAGGAAGTGTTCTAGTGTGGTTTGGGAAACGTGGATAAAGGGAACCGTGAAAATGAGAGGAGGAAAGACATCCAGATCAGCTGTTTTGCCTGTTGCTCAGTTGATTCTGATCGCATCCTGTTTTCCTAATTCCCAGACTGTTCTGGGCATGGAAGGGACCCTAGATGTGGAGTCTTCCCCTTTGGCCCTCCTCACTGGCCTCTGGGCTAGCCCAGAGTCCCTTAGCTTGTACCTCATAACACTCCTGTGTGTCTGTCCAGCCTTGCAGTCATGTCAAGGCCAGCAAGCTGATGTGACTCTTGCCCCATGCGAGATATTTATACCTCAAACACTGGCCAAGTCAGTGGAGAGCCCTGAAAGGAGGCTCACTTGAATCCAGCTCAGTGCTCTGGGTGGCCCCCTGCAGGTGGCCCCTGACCCTGTGTTGCAGCAGGGTCCACCTGTGAGCAAGGCCCGCCCTGGGGCCTCTTCCTGGATGTGCCCTCTCTGAGTTCTATGCTGTCTCTTGGAGGCAGAGCCCAGGAGAAGAAAGTGTGGAGGCCTTGGGGAGTGGCTTTTCCAGCTCTCATGCCCCACAGTGTGGAACGAGGCAGAAAAGGATCCTAGGAAACAAATCTCTTGGCAGTCCCCGAGAGTCCTGCTGAAATCCAGCCAGTGTTTTTTGTGGTATGAGAACAGGCAAAAAGAGATGCCCGAGATAGAAGGGGAGCCTCGTGTTTCTTTCCTGTGGACATGAGATGAACCACTGGAGAGGGCAGAGGTGGCCCAGGACCATGGCGCTCTTAGAGTGCAGAAGCTAGGGGGAGAGGCTGCTTGGAAGGGCAGGACTGGGGATAATCAGAACCTGCTTGTCACCTCAGGGCATCACCAAACAAAATTTCCTGATGGGAATTCCTGCAGCAGAGCCCAGGCTGGGGAGGTGAATTACCCAGGGCAGCCCCTTTGCGGCCCAGGATAATCAACACTGTTCTCTCTGTACCATGAGCTCCTCCAGGAGATTATTTAAGTGTATTGTATCATTGGTTTTGTGTGATTGTCATaacattgtttttgttattgttggtgctgttgttatttattattgtaatttCAGTTTGCATCTACTGGAGAATCTCAGCAGGGGTTTCAGCCTGactgtctccctctctccaccaGACTCTACCTCTGAATGTGCTGGGAACCTCTTGGAGCCTGTCAGGAACTCCTcactgtttaaatatttatttattgtgacaAATGGAGCTGGTTTCCTAGATATGAATGATGTTTGCAATCCCCGTTTTCCTGTTTCAGCATGTTATATTcttacaaaataaaagcaaaagtcaAATATGACATCCTGTCTTCAAGTGCTGTGTGGGTCAGGGGAAAAGGGGAAGTGTTGTGGAGAGCTCTGGGGAGGAGCTGGCTTTTGGGAATTCCACAGGACAGGCGAGTAAGTTCCATGGCACAAGCAGAAGTACAGGGAGAGCTCGATGTTCACCTGGTACCTGCCATAGTCAAGAGAAGGGATAGGTTCTAACGAGGCTGCTATGATCAGTGACATTTTAAGCTCATGACAGCCACACTTGGGTTGGGCTGTTGTGTGGATTGGACTGGGCTCAGCCCACTGTCATTTCAGAGCCCATATCTTTTGCCCACCTGGCCAGGACTCAGCATGAGCCATTCCCAGTTCTGCCTATAACAGTGCAGGGGTCAGTACCCCTTGGTCAAGTAGCAAGACATCATCAGTTAGGTGGTGACTTTTGTaggatttttacttttaaaagtaatttgtaattaaatcttttgtaatttatattcaagaaattattattctttttataatttcatagAAGTATCTGCAATGAGGTATATGAAGCCACTCTGTACACGAGGCTGCTCCATTCCGTGGGCGGAGGGAATACGGGTTGAGCTGTGCTGGAAAGGATTTGGGGATAGGgagacaggcgcggtggctcatgcctgtgagcACTGAGGGAgcgaggctgaggaggatggatcacttaagcccaggagctcaagaccagcctgggcaacatggcaaaacccagtttctacaaaaagtcaaacattagcagggtgtggtggcacatgcctgtagtcccagctactctggagactgaggtgggaggatggcttatgctgggaaggtcgaggctgccgtgagctgagatcactgtactgcactccagcctgggggacacagtgagaccctggggGTAGGTTTGCAAGGATCAAAATCTGTTCTTCCTCTGCCAATTGTCTGCTTGTTCTCCTTTTTCATCCTACTGAAtccctctcatttttttctgattaccactacttaaaaaaatgttttcttctctgttgAATGATCTGTTTATACACAGATCTGGACCTTACATGGACCTTTATTTCTTCCCTATTGATAGTCTGAGTAAAGTGATCAGACTTCAGGAACATGGGGTAGAAAGCCCCATAAGCACAGATCTAAGGAGTGATTCTGTGGGTGACACCAGGGAGGATTCTGAAATTAAGGGCCTGGGAAGGAAGACGGGGACCAATACTGTGGCAGGCCCTGAGCTCCATTAGTCCTTACAACAGCTCTGTGGAGTGGGTCTGAACACTTTATCATCCAGAGAAGGAAACAAGCTCTGAGAGGGAGGGACATGCTTGGGGCAGCCAGCCAGTGAGTGGCAGAGTGGGGATCTGAACTCAGCTATGCCATGGGGGAGTCCAGTCTGTGAAAGATGGGTGGAGGAATGTGACTGATAAGGGAAGGAAGAGCGGAGGACCCAGGAAGACAGGGAGGTACTAACACTTGCCCTTTCCTACTGCTTTCCTTCCATCTTTATGCCTTTAACATGCATGTATTGTGCATCGAAATCCCTCAGACCCAAATGCGTTGGGTCCagcttctccacagcctcaccgaGGCTTCCTTAGAGGACTCCCTCATCCTCTCCAATCAGATACCACAATTTCCCGCTGGGTCTCCCTACCCCAGCCTCTCCCTGAGCTGGTTCATTTTCCACACTGTGCCAGTCTTCAGCTCTAAAGCACAGATCTGAGCACTTTGTGGCTATGTTAAAACCCTTCAGCAGTTCACTTTTGACTCTAAAATAAAGTCCAGCTTTAATCCTGACACACAAGGGGGTCTCTGACCTGACCCAAGTCCCTCTCCAGATGTATCTCCTGCCTGGACAGCCTTCACTCTCaggctttttccttctctcttttttttatatattttttggtggCTACACATACTGTTCTGTCTGCTTAGAatgtctctttcttctcttttttagaaaaaattggGGGTTGAGGTGTGAGGAGGAGAATGCCAACTTTCAAAATTCAGCAAAAACATCACCTCCTCAGTGAAGCCTTCCCAGATATTCCTGTACAGAGTTAATTGCTCCCAACTTGCATGATTCTAAGACACAGTGTTCTTACTTTGATTGTAGCACATATGGTATTCCTCCATAACTTCTTTCTTCATGGCTTTTGCTCTCCTATTAAACTGAGCTCTTCAAAGTCAGGGTCATATTATTCACCTTGGTGAGATGGGGCAGAACAGACTACAGCAAAGCAATTCTTTAGTTCCAGCTGTGGAGTTGGAATGTTGGGTTGGAATCCTGGCCATTCACCTTGGAAAATTGCTTTAGCCTCAGCTGTAAGACGAGGATAATAAGAGTAAGCGTCACAGGGAACactgaatgaaataaaagtgtGCGGCACAGTGTTAATGCCTCACGACtattggctattattattatctgatTCCCAGTACTTAGCACAGTGACTTGTATACAGTAGGCATTAGTCAAGTCAAAAAGTCTTTTGACTTCTTGAATaaaatggcaggatcagaatttGAACTCCGGATTCTaaatctactttttgttttagCTGCTTCAATACCATATTTCGTCTGATGTTTACAGCATTCCagaatttcagataaagaaaTGGAAGGCTGGAGGCATTAAGTAAGCCAGGGTATTACAGGGACCATGGGATTCCTGGAAACCAGGTCAGCCAACGCTGTTTTCAAATATGTGCCCTGTGACTGTGCAAGGCTGCTTGTCTCTCACCCTCTACTGCCTCATTGTGGCCGTGCCAGGCAATGCAAGCTTTTAAAGGTTGACTTCTTCCTTTGGAATTATACATCCAATGGCTTTAATTTGTTTCActgtagttttatttattaatgcattttaataaacgtgaaattttaatagaaatgagAATTATTAATATCGCTACTGAGA
The DNA window shown above is from Symphalangus syndactylus isolate Jambi chromosome 19, NHGRI_mSymSyn1-v2.1_pri, whole genome shotgun sequence and carries:
- the RGS16 gene encoding regulator of G-protein signaling 16 isoform X1; the protein is MCRTLAAFPTTCLERAKEFKTRLGIFLHKSELGCDTGSTGKFEWGSKHSKENRNFSEDVLGWRESFDLLLSSKNGVAAFHAFLKTEFSEENLEFWLACEEFKKIRSATKLASRAHRIFEEFICSEAPKEVNIDHETRELTRMNLQTATATCFDAAQGKTRTLMEKDSYPRFLKSPAYRDLAAQASAASATPSSCSLAEPSHT
- the RGS16 gene encoding regulator of G-protein signaling 16 isoform X2, giving the protein MCRTLAAFPTTCLERAKEFKTRLGIFLHKSELGCDTGSTGKFEWGSKHSKEKNFSEDVLGWRESFDLLLSSKNGVAAFHAFLKTEFSEENLEFWLACEEFKKIRSATKLASRAHRIFEEFICSEAPKEVNIDHETRELTRMNLQTATATCFDAAQGKTRTLMEKDSYPRFLKSPAYRDLAAQASAASATPSSCSLAEPSHT